In Heteronotia binoei isolate CCM8104 ecotype False Entrance Well chromosome 21, APGP_CSIRO_Hbin_v1, whole genome shotgun sequence, the DNA window aaaaatttTTACAGTAAGCATTGTATATGTGGACTTTATGTTTCAAGTGTGTGGGTAGTTCCtgcatggctcattggagcctaaaggactgaacttggggactgggaacaatgggaagcaggatccaaatctctgcttccccagatcaatcaccagccccctgctggctcaaatgacccaatgacattCTAACATGGGAACTTTacagtgtatatatttggcctcATTGTCCCAGTTCAGTAGTCTTAGTCTGTTTATCACTATGCTGGAATCACATTAAAAGGAGCTTGATTCACCACTACCAGTctcctcatgcattgaacccactattcaacagtaagaattgttcaacagtggagtCAACTACTGAATGAGGTCGTGAGGTCCCCCTTATTGGTagtctttaagcagaggctggacaaacacttgtcaaggatgctctaggctgatcctgcattgagcagggggtcggactagatggcctgcatggcccctgCCAACTGTGTGATTCTGTTTTATTCTAAGCAAACAAAATGAAGGGTCTTGCAGTAAGTGTGCAATCTCTACTGTACTGTGGATGACAGTGGCAATTTCACCCCCTTCCAAGGCTTCATGGCAGTCCTCTAACTCACAAAGCTGTTAGTACATTTGATTCGCAAAACCCTGAATATCAAGTTTTCCAGACCTGAAAAAGGCTGCTTGGGAGAGTGGAAAGTGGATAAGATTCTCAACCATCCTAAAGATAGATTTTCACAGTGATTTATTTTGAACCTTTCAGGTTGGTTTTACAGCTCTGTAAGGAAATgaactgacctggatagcctgatcttgtcagatcttaaaagctaagcagggttggccctgcttagtatttgAAAGGGACACCGCCAAGGAATGAAGGCCATGAAGTAGAgttgggcaatggcaaactacctctgtcttttgccttgaaaaccccacggggttGCCATAAGGCAGCTGTGATGTGACAAAAAAACCAGTTTATCTACCAAAGGTAATTGAAATTTCATTCCATTCCCCTAGCTTTGAGAAGTATTTGGCTTTGTCATGCTGTGCTTAGGTAGCTGACTGGGGTGCTACTGATGTCCTATGCTCTTTCTTCCTCCCAAACAGAAAACCAATCTGCAGGTCAAAGACCACCTTGGTGTTCCTTCTGCCCACTGTCTCACAACAGATCCATGGGTCCTGTTTGAAGGATCCTGGTCCTCTCTAATCCAATTAAAGGCAGGGAAAATCCAGGTGGAAAGCGCCTTTATTTGTATGAAGGCAACCAGTCACTAGTCCTGCCTTTACGAGGGCCCCACTTACTTTCCTAAAAGGCATGGTGGGCACCAGGGAAGTGCCTGTGGGTGACacagcacccacaggcaccacactggggatcaGTGACCCAAATATTCTTTACAGAAGCCTCTGGGGCAGCATAAAATTAATCCCATAAAAGTGAATGGATTACTAAAAAACATTTTACAAAAATTTCTTACATGAATATATTGTCTCAAACTGCATTAATATATTGTCTTAAATAATAATTACAAACTGATAATTCCTGTTCCATCTTTGTGCTATagtgtatctttttaaaaaatccagtttatttattttaaatcatttttttttatccaACCTGATTGTAGGGAAAGGTATTTGTTTTTCCAGAAGTACTACATCCTTTTCTGGTTGTGTGCACAACATCACTCAATTAACAATCAACACTATCACATAAGTTACTGGAATTACTAAACATTATGGACTATATGAGAAGAAACCATGCTGCAGTCAAAACCTTTAGAAAATGAAGAAAACtattctttttttacaaaatattttaaaggcAAGATGGGGCATAAGGCCCTTAACATACACTTATTTCATGATAAATATGGGAAAGAAGAGGGAGAGGCTGACCAGGCATTCGGTAATAAGGAGGAATGGCAAGGCTGGACCAAGGTTCTTGGATGCTGTGCACTTTCCTTAGCAGGTATCAATGGGCTCAGTAGTACTAAGTGCTAACTGTTTAGTATAACAGCCTAAACAAGACTTTATATGTTGCACAAAATATTTATGTTGTATTCCATGTTGCTAATATGGTTAAACATGCTGCTGCTAATTGCAAGACTTAATATTTTATCTGATGGCTACTATTTAATTATCTGCAAAGCATGTTGTGATTTTGATTgcatttattgtgattttaagtTTGTTTTTATTGCTTGTGTGCCACTTTGAGTACTGGAAAAGCAGTATATAATTATTGTAAACAGACATTTTAAGTATTATATACATGAATTAAATGTATTACCAGTATCCAGAATTTCAGCTTTAGGTTATAAAATTAAACTGAGAGTTAACAGTATCTGGAAAGCACCAATCAGCAACCTGACAGGATTAAAAAGGAGCcctatttttaaaatctgttttctcTTAAGATGGGTCTGAAAAGATCATGTGTGCAAAATACAGTTCATATTAGAAGGATTTAGAGTCACAGAGTAATTAAGATAATATGATGTGTTAGGAAGAAGAGGGGAATATATATGCTAAAATATGTAAGAAAGCAAACACTGTTATCTCTGATTGCCTGGCTTGGCTACAAAGAGTTATCCTTGGAATTGCATTTTCACATTCTgctgttttattatttaaaagtCAAAATCTGATAATGACAGGTGACTGACAGACATTATAGCTCTTACCCACACTAAATGTGTGTTTTTTTCCAGCAAACAGTGTCTATCAATATGAATTATTAAGTGCATAACAAACAGATGCATGTTAACGTCAAGAAAGACTACATTATTCATGGTTTTAATTTATCTACAGGCATGTACAACTGTAGCCTACATTATTCCTTACAAATTACTACTGTGTACCCTTTCAATGGTTTCAATAGACATACACAAAAAATCCTTGTTGTTTCTTTATCCTCTTTTCTAGCCATATGCTCAACTACTAAAGCCAGCTCAGACTTCCCTCTCAGATTTCTTCCCTTTCCCCCGCCACCCTAAAAAGTGGAGACAGAAACCAAGACAGATTGCATTGGTGGAATCTGGTCAGGTGGCTTGGCAAGCAGCTCAGGGTAACAGCTGCCCCGAgtttgtcaggggagggcgggatataaatcttaaataacaGAAGGAAACTGAAAATCCTGGTTATGCTCAGAAAAAAATTACTGGCTTAAAATTGGCAATGAAAAGTAGCAAAGTACAACAGGAAGTAATAAGGGCATAATATTTCAAAGAGCAATATTAATTCATTATTTAAGTACAATATCCAGTAATTGGGGTTCCAGCCCCTCAGTTTGGGCAgggttctcctgcttttgcaGGTTCCTCCTTGCCACTGGCCAGTGGGGAAAACCCTACTCACAAATGCTCCAAAACAAGGCATGAtgtcatcacccagaagtgacatcattgtgccactgACATCACATGGTGATGCTcaagttttggggcaaaactctatggtaaaatctgGCTCAAACCATAGAACTTTGCCCCAAAACTAAAGTGTCACCATGCAACATTGACaaagcaatgacatcacttctgggtgacatcattgtgctgtgtCTGCTTCTAGAAAAGGCCCATCGATCACCCCACTGGCAGAAAAGTAGGACCTGGAAATCCTAAATATTTGCCCACTAGGAAAATCACTAGGAGATCTTTACAATAACTCATCTAGAGGAATCCCTTTTTTGTGTATATACTAGATTGATTGCAATCCTATCTCACTGAactcccctgtgcaaacaccagttgtttctgactctggggtgacatcgcatcacgaagTTTTCATGGCTTCTTTGttctaaaaatgtttttaataacTGAACTAGGTGGgattaaaaacatttttacaaCAAAGATGCAAAATCCCACTGCAGACTATACTGGAACTTTTGTTCTTAAATTGTTTGCTGTAAAGATTTCCAATGTATGTAAGTCTTTCACTAAAAAAATGTCAAGAACAGAATAGTCCCACTCTATGTCCACAGGGAATCACAGCTTTCGATTTAAAGTAGGGAGTACAAGTTGTGTGTGCCTTTAATCTCTGTGGTTTATAAACCATCTGTTCTTTCTTCAAGTGCTAAAACAGGCTGTGTTTGCTGATGGCAATCATGATTTTACACTGGCAAAGAGAATCATATTCCAGATTTGTAGAAGACAGAGGCCTACAGCTAGATGCTGAAGAGACACACAGTGGTCTAACCATTTTGTGGTGATGGTCTGCAGCAGTGATGCAATTTTAATTTTTCACAAGCTGACCAAAATGTAAATGTTAACATAAACAAGGCCCACTATTCTATATATTCTACAAACATCTGTTCTTGGAAACATACACTCACACAGTACTTGTGCTTATCCATCAATGCAGTTCTTCATCTCAGTATTTTAGATTACTTTTCTGTAAACAAGTCTCATCTTGAAAACAGTCTCATCTTATCTTCTCATCCAAACTGCCAAACAATGCACATGTGACATATTTCAGCTCTTCCTGTCCTTCCTTCCAAGTCAATCCTTGAGATTCATTTTGCTCTTTGGCATCTTTCTCTCCTCTCAGTATTAAAGTATTTGAAATATCTCATCTCAAGTGAAAGTGCAGAAACTCCAGAATCTTCCCCCAGGAGTGTTCTTGAGCATATGCATGAGCTCTGTTGTCTCCACCAGCCAGAATAGGTACTCCTAGAACACGGTCCAAAGCTATAGGGCAAACTGGAGAAAAGGCTGGGTTAATTTGATGACCAGCTCCTGGATAGCTCAAGAGGGTAAAGTTGTCCTTTCCATGATTGCGTAGGCACTCAATGGCTATGTCTGCATACAAAGAGCTCTTCCAGTTGCGGTCATCCTCCCCTACCACAAAAAGGAAGTTGCCTTCTGCTTTTTCTATAGGGATGCGGCAGGTTGAATTAGCTGGGTCCTTTGGATCATCCAAGGCCTCATAAATATCAAACACACCATCCTCGGAAATTTTGATTTTACTCATATTAAAGCAGAGTCCAGGTAGAGTCAGCTTGCCATAATGGAGGGTACTCATTGTGATGGAACTGCAGCCAGAAATGCAGACAGCAGCCACTACTTCTGGCAGGAAGGTCATCATGGAACATGCCAATTCTGCTCCTTTTCCTGTTCCAACAACACCAACTCCTGGCCCTTTAACCTTCAAGAACAACAACACCAAAATAACATGACCAGAAATTATGTTgcggaaaggaaaagaaagaaaataactgAGAATATCACAAGGTATCTCCAGTACTGTCTCATTCAGACATATTAGTTAAACTAACACTAGAACTCAGGGGCACTCAATGAAGTTGATGACCAATAGATTCAGGAGGACAAAGGGTGCGATCACACTGGAGATCAGGTGTGGCATTTTCCTGGCTCTGAAAAAGCTGGTTCCCTTTTATCCGTGCCCaggcattcacacagcccctgccctgctgctgggagaggcaccgGTCACATATGCACAAGAGGGGccttcagactgctcatgcacaTGCCAGGCTGGTGTGGGGTGGGTGCAGTGCATGCCCAGCCATCGCCAGGAAATGCACCCTACATACaatttagaggtttgctacctgGAAGTTCCCAGTAACTATTcaatccagtcccagcccatcctgaGATGAGGTAGGTACAGGCGGAACTCGGTGGCAGATGCGCTCGTGTGATTGAGCACATTAAATCAGgatgggaggtgtggctaggtcaggccaaatctctcgtgTGATTGCACTCAAAGACTCAACAAGCACATAAATTGCGGAACTTACTGCTAGAGGACATAGTGATGGTCACTACAGcaaatagctttaaaagaggattaaagagattcctggaggatagatctatcagtTGCTACTAGCTATAAGGACTAAAGAAAACCTCCATGTCCAAATGCGGTAAACCTCAGAATACCAGTActgggaagcaacatcagggggtggtcttaggctctatgccctgttagTTGGCTCTCTAGGAGAACTAGCAGAACATTGTGTAAAATAGGATTCAGGATTAGATAGGACACTGGACTTAAATAACTCTTCATTTCCTCTACATACATTTATTCAAAAGGCCATAATGAATACCAAACTTAAAAGTCTAATAATCAGTTTTGAAACGTACGTAATTTGTCTTTCAATATAATTTAAAAACCTGAATGTAAACAGATTATTTTAATTAAAGCTATTTACTGTATTTTTTAAAGTTAAGGGCACTATCCATCCATTTCTTCATGtatcttttttcctcccttctctACAATACATCACAATAGTGGCTTGCAGAACTAAATTTTTTCTAGAATGTTTTCCAGACAGATTTATCCTTATGATTTTCTCTGCTGGTGACTTTAAGATTCAGAAACACTATCAATACAGAATGAGGACATGTATGAAAAGTATGTCACCGTACTTACCTTTGGGTGGTGTAGCAAAAACCTAGCTGCCTCTTGAAAGTACTCAAGCTGAAAATCCCCCATGACCTGAGGGAGATCCTCAAAATTGAAATATGGCAGGGAAAGAGCAGCAAAGCCATGGGTAGCCAGGAGGCTTGATCGAAATTCAACTAACCCACCTTCATCACCAAACATATCTATCACCCCTGGAAAGGGGCcgtcccctttaaaaaaaaaagcagacaaaGGTTAATGTGATTTAATGAAAACAATGGAAGAAAACATAGTATAGTAGTAATTATAAAAGTCCACTGAGCATAATTAACATGTTTTCTGTAATTTTTGTCACAAGGTTTTTCCTATGACTGTTAAAACAAGAGGAAAaacatagctatggctgaccatacATTTCTCATAGTGTAATATTTAAAATGTCAGTTTTTGATAAGTGAAATACAAAGTATGGAAGCTGGTATGTGTCACTGAGTCAGCTATTGAAAACATGCAACCTTTTAATTAACTGAAAAGCAGGTGGTTAAAATAAATTCTTGCATTTCCATTTGCCAGTAGAAACCAGTTATCTGCTCTATGGATGTCTCTTTCCAGACGATCTAAGCTTGTCTCCAATTGCATTTTATCCTTTGTTTGATTCCACTGTTCCTGTTTCACTAACAAAAGCCTGCATTTCAGTTGCAATGCAAACCACACTGCTAGGAAACTGTGCTGCCATCCTACCCCTCCTATTTTTTTCTGCTTTAAATGGCTTTCAAAGGCTTATATCTTACACTGACTGGGATGGGTGGATTGGGAGCCCACTCTTGCTCTAATTAAAACACACATTGGGAGGAGTTtgtcatttattattatattactaTCTTGCACAAAGTATCATGGCATTTTTCTAAACAATCACAAGATGGCCCTGTTATTCTACAGTTAGACAGTCCTCAAGCTGTGGAGAGGCCCATGGTACAGTCTTAACTAGAGTTACAGCTTTCCAAACCCACTTAAgataatgggtttagaagggtccagttctgcttaggattgcattgtgagTCAGGGAAAATATGATAACATTAATGAAAACtctctggattttttttgggggtggggggatattaGTAAAAGCAGTTAGGCAATTGTTTGAATCCCTGAACCCACCAGtcaaaatttttaaagaaacaacatAGACAAGTAAATTTATCTTTGAATTCAAATGCTTGTAATAAAAGTCCTATACTATTTTACAAATCCTGGGGACTCACATTTTTCAAAAGTTCACTGAGTCCTATTGAAGAAAAGAAATAGAAGAGAATAATAGTGGAAGAGCAGTGATGTGGGGTGAAGAATACTGTACAATTATgtttttttccctatggagattctTCCATTTCTAAACATGTGCTTTCCTACACAACTGGATTCAGTGCCAGCTCCCCTTCTCCCAGCTAACCCATCTGAGACCACAAGGGGAGAAGGTGGCAGCCAGGCACCCTTCCACCATGTCTGGACGATGACCTCACTAAGAACCCCCTACCcagataatgtttttttttttaatttacatttaaattacagatgttttaattgctgtaaaCTATTTGGGGAGCCAAATTGTCTGAAAAGTTGAGtcaaaattcaataaataaataatagacaaAATTAATTAGAAACATAATAGCAATGCCAGTCAAATAGGGCACTTTCAAAGTTTTAATTCACGTCTGTCAGGTCTTTAGGAAATATGCATGGCATGTTCATGCATGCACACTATCTTTTGATCCGTAATGGCGGATTATAAAAGTATAAATAGTAACAGCAGTTAGTAGAAATATTTTTGAGATACTCATTGAACATATACAATGAAGATGATATACTTCTCCAGTTTTATTATTAAATCTCACATAAATGTGCCTAAATCAGATCCCAATTGACTTACGGTACTAAGAAATTTCCCTATTGAAAAAAATCTAGAAAACCCAGATCCTCAGTTGTGAAGAGGGGAAATATGGGGGAGGAGTGCATAGCTCTTTGATAAATCACATGCTTTACATGCATAAGATCCCCAGTTCAATCTACTGAATTTCCTATTAGAAGATCTAGGtcaccaagccggatttcttcctaaaagacaaataagagataatgtaAGAGCTGTAATCaatgtcgtggaatactatgagaagcatccagaaaaggaagcggccttactTTTTGTCGacacagagaaagcctttgacaacttgaattgggattttatgtttgtggtaatggaaaaaattaatttaggggaacaatttataaaaatgacaagagcaatatatatggaccAGTATGCAAAActatgcataaatgcagatcttaccaaagaattgaaagtgagtaaaggaacaaggcaaggatgtccgttatcaccattgttgtttataatgactcttgaaattctgctacaacaaattcaaaaagacgaagaaatagaaggtttaaaaatcaggagattctcttataaatataaagcttttgcagatgatatagtgtttatactggagaatccgattcaagtgtcaccattgttgctagctaagataaaagagtatggagaattagcaggattatatataaacaaagagaaatcgaaattcttatgtaaaaacatgcaaccaaataaaataaaagaactacaaaaggtgacgggttgtgaagtcacaaccaaagttaaataccttggaatagagataacaatgaagaacattgatctattcaaaaataattatgaaaaattgtggtgtaagatggacaaagatttgatgaaatggaataggcttaacttgtccttactgggcaggatagctgcaattaagatgaatattttgccaagaataatgtatttgtttcaaaccatcccgattgtaaaagataccaaacaatttaacaaatggcaaaggaaaatttctgattttatttgggccggaaagaaaccaaggattaagatgaagatcttaacggatgccaaagagagagggggtTTCCAACTTcctgatttaagattgtatcatgatgcagtttgtttgacatagatcaaagattggataatgctgttagacaaaaaacctttatggttagaagcccatggaaataaattcggctggcacgcgtacatgtattatgggaagaataaaatggatggttttttctctcaccattatgttagaaatactttactaagtacttggacaaaatataagaaatacggtgatgagagaaaaccgctgcggatagtgccagcagaagtaataaaaataacagctgaatccgatgaagaaagagaaatatcatataatcaactgctcaagattcaaggagacaaaattgaattaaaatcctcggaagagctaaataataagtatgactggtttcaaatgcaacaaattaaaagcttgatggaaaatgatattaaatcggagggaattagacgagaacaaacagaactggaaagggtcctgcttggtgataatgaaaaactgatatcaaaagtatataagttattattgaaatggtctacagaagaagtagtagtaaagtcccaaatggtcaaatgggcaatcaatgtgaatagagaaatacaaatggatgcatgggaacacctttggaagaactcaatgaagatatcaacttgtcagagtataaaaaagaactgttttaagatgatgtataggtggtatatgactccgaaaaaactggctaagatgagcaagaaaatgtcggatagatgttggaaatgtaaaaaacatgaaggttctttcttccatatgtggtggacttgtgaaaaagcgaaagaatactggaagatgatacaacaagaaatctcccaaattctgggctatgacttcaagaaaactgcagagacgtttttgcttggattacaattagaaaaatttccaaaggaagacaggactctaatttagtacctgctgtcagctgctaggacactgtatgcgcagctttggaagcaagaaaaaataccggagaaatgggactggaccatgaaagtttatcgtggtgtgaaatggacaaactaactagtggaggaaatttaaaggatatatggagaaagagtggaaagtaaaaagacattAGACAAtttttagtagtaagaacatatatattgaattttgaattttgatcagttagtagtacttttagtattgaatttgaatttataacctcggggaagtcaacattggagggaggggggattgaaatgtcatatgggctAATACTGAAATAATcaagaaataattaagttttgtaaccatatgctatcaataaattgttaaaacacaagaagaTCTAGGTCAGAAAGGGATTCTGAGTCAATTTGCTAACATGCAAATTGCTAAAATCAACAATTGCCCATACATATGATGTGCCTTCTTAGTTTGgtccccaccttatggaatggcctgcctgaggaggtcaggaaggctcctacTCTCATAGCTTTCTGCAGATTGTCcagaactgaattattcaaggggGTGTTTCTGCACAGGCAGTAGAGTTacactgtactaaatgattcacaaagacACCAGGATAAATTCTTAGGGGCCGTAGTCTATACTATACTGCTATATATAggttgctgaaactaggatcccgC includes these proteins:
- the LOC132589861 gene encoding acyl-coenzyme A thioesterase 1-like, coding for MWRGPATRAWGACLEHFGQVSPKYCNRKGIVTVSANPATGLADQPARIAVWGLAPSQEVTLRALVVDGHGRLFDSCAHYQADTQGKVDLSKDSSQGGDYIGVEPMGLFWSLSPAAMEKPYHRLEPGQVKTPLKVDVSVHQGYSAPAALPGRVLARASMERWFILAEVRRIRLKEGVVRGSLFLPPGDGPFPGVIDMFGDEGGLVEFRSSLLATHGFAALSLPYFNFEDLPQVMGDFQLEYFQEAARFLLHHPKVKGPGVGVVGTGKGAELACSMMTFLPEVVAAVCISGCSSITMSTLHYGKLTLPGLCFNMSKIKISEDGVFDIYEALDDPKDPANSTCRIPIEKAEGNFLFVVGEDDRNWKSSLYADIAIECLRNHGKDNFTLLSYPGAGHQINPAFSPVCPIALDRVLGVPILAGGDNRAHAYAQEHSWGKILEFLHFHLR